One window of the Gambusia affinis linkage group LG01, SWU_Gaff_1.0, whole genome shotgun sequence genome contains the following:
- the LOC122839774 gene encoding ERBB receptor feedback inhibitor 1 isoform X1, with translation MKQLIDSGLHAGIIHTLGHESVRVAQAVLLCRVCFGLSADMDHNLTELRQQQTTREFNPTQFPAFYSDAYRLTSGNVPHPCEGDQVVPSSRRKGRQKEAKPLPPLPDPEDFMSDEAADSEVEFFTSDRQRLLPKSCSKAITRSSNKNCGQENFAYQGASLGIRPAGSDSIAFSWPSREDRPLGRGPRIAANFDQFAHEKRVNQHKVSSIGGKLSNQAQPSSRNRFSCSGFPSDARMSYPPVLPEKPRIPPRIPIPSKPSASSKPASDNDDEKPPKVPPRVPLVPPCPPRTPSPKSLPIYINGVMPVTQSFAANPNYVSKTVQRQQSERAPPAAQFSPCIVPILKDGKQASATHYILLPPGRHTHAERRGRLLSEPTRTGCVWQKR, from the exons ATGAAACAGCTGATTGACAGCGGGTTACATGCAGGAATCATTCACACACTCGGACATGAATCTGTGCGGGTTGCTCAGGCTGTTTTGCTTTGCAGAGTGTGCTTCGGCCTGAGCGCTGACATGGACCACAACCTGACGGAGCTTCGGCAGCAACAGACGACCAGGGAGTTTAACC CCACCCAGTTTCCTGCTTTCTACTCCGATGCTTACCGGTTAACGTCGGGTAACGTTCCGCATCCCTGCGAGGGAGACCAGGTGGTCCCTTCGTCCCGGAGAAAAGGCCGCCAGAAAGAGGCCAAACCCCTCCCTCCTTTGCCTGACCCTGAGGACTTTATGTCAGATGAAGCTGCAGACAGTGAGGTCGAATTCTTTACCAGCGACCGCCAGCGCCTCCTGCCCAAAAGCTGCTCAAAGGCGATAACcagaagcagcaacaaaaactgTGGTCAGGAAAATTTTGCCTACCAGGGGGCCTCACTGGGGATCAGGCCTGCTGGATCCGACTCCATCGCTTTCTCCTGGCCAAGCAGAGAGGACAGACCACTGGGCAGAGGACCCAGAATTGCAGCAAACTTTGATCAATTTGCTCATGAGAAAAGAGTCAACCAGCACAAGGTGTCTTCTATTGGAGGGAAACTGTCAAACCAAGCCCAGCCATCCTCCAGAAACCGATTTTCCTGTTCAGGTTTTCCTTCTGACGCCCGTATGAGTTATCCGCCCGTCCTCCCTGAAAAACCTCGAATCCCTCCTCGCATCCCCATCCCGTCCAAACCCTCAGCTTCCTCAAAGCCAGCGAGCGACAACGACGACGAAAAGCCTCCCAAGGTCCCCCCACGCGTCCCCTTGGTCCCGCCCTGCCCGCCGCGCACCCCGAGCCCCAAAAGTCTCCCGATATACATCAACGGCGTGATGCCCGTCACGCAGAGTTTTGCTGCTAATCCAAATTATGTGAGCAAGACCGTACAGAGGCAGCAGAGTGAAAGGGCCCCGCCGGCGGCACAGTTTTCTCCCTGCATCGTTCCCATTTTGAAGGACGGCAAACAGGCCAGCGCCACACACTACATCCTGCTGCCGCCGGGGCGGCACACCCACGCCGAGAGGCGGGGAAGGCTCCTGAGCGAGCCCACCAGGACGGGATGTGTGTGGCAGAAAAGATAG
- the LOC122839774 gene encoding ERBB receptor feedback inhibitor 1 isoform X2 — MDENQSNYWGHQELHGVCFGLSADMDHNLTELRQQQTTREFNPTQFPAFYSDAYRLTSGNVPHPCEGDQVVPSSRRKGRQKEAKPLPPLPDPEDFMSDEAADSEVEFFTSDRQRLLPKSCSKAITRSSNKNCGQENFAYQGASLGIRPAGSDSIAFSWPSREDRPLGRGPRIAANFDQFAHEKRVNQHKVSSIGGKLSNQAQPSSRNRFSCSGFPSDARMSYPPVLPEKPRIPPRIPIPSKPSASSKPASDNDDEKPPKVPPRVPLVPPCPPRTPSPKSLPIYINGVMPVTQSFAANPNYVSKTVQRQQSERAPPAAQFSPCIVPILKDGKQASATHYILLPPGRHTHAERRGRLLSEPTRTGCVWQKR; from the exons ATGGATGAAAATCAAAGTAACTACTGGGGCCACCAAGAACTGCACGG AGTGTGCTTCGGCCTGAGCGCTGACATGGACCACAACCTGACGGAGCTTCGGCAGCAACAGACGACCAGGGAGTTTAACC CCACCCAGTTTCCTGCTTTCTACTCCGATGCTTACCGGTTAACGTCGGGTAACGTTCCGCATCCCTGCGAGGGAGACCAGGTGGTCCCTTCGTCCCGGAGAAAAGGCCGCCAGAAAGAGGCCAAACCCCTCCCTCCTTTGCCTGACCCTGAGGACTTTATGTCAGATGAAGCTGCAGACAGTGAGGTCGAATTCTTTACCAGCGACCGCCAGCGCCTCCTGCCCAAAAGCTGCTCAAAGGCGATAACcagaagcagcaacaaaaactgTGGTCAGGAAAATTTTGCCTACCAGGGGGCCTCACTGGGGATCAGGCCTGCTGGATCCGACTCCATCGCTTTCTCCTGGCCAAGCAGAGAGGACAGACCACTGGGCAGAGGACCCAGAATTGCAGCAAACTTTGATCAATTTGCTCATGAGAAAAGAGTCAACCAGCACAAGGTGTCTTCTATTGGAGGGAAACTGTCAAACCAAGCCCAGCCATCCTCCAGAAACCGATTTTCCTGTTCAGGTTTTCCTTCTGACGCCCGTATGAGTTATCCGCCCGTCCTCCCTGAAAAACCTCGAATCCCTCCTCGCATCCCCATCCCGTCCAAACCCTCAGCTTCCTCAAAGCCAGCGAGCGACAACGACGACGAAAAGCCTCCCAAGGTCCCCCCACGCGTCCCCTTGGTCCCGCCCTGCCCGCCGCGCACCCCGAGCCCCAAAAGTCTCCCGATATACATCAACGGCGTGATGCCCGTCACGCAGAGTTTTGCTGCTAATCCAAATTATGTGAGCAAGACCGTACAGAGGCAGCAGAGTGAAAGGGCCCCGCCGGCGGCACAGTTTTCTCCCTGCATCGTTCCCATTTTGAAGGACGGCAAACAGGCCAGCGCCACACACTACATCCTGCTGCCGCCGGGGCGGCACACCCACGCCGAGAGGCGGGGAAGGCTCCTGAGCGAGCCCACCAGGACGGGATGTGTGTGGCAGAAAAGATAG